ACCGCACATGATCCGTCACGCCGCTGGCATGCTGGTCGGCATGCCCTTCGAGACGGTCCCCAGACAGTGGCGGGTACCCCCGGCCCTACCGGCGGTCAAACTGGTTGGGGCGGCCGGCGTACTCGCGCTGGGCTTCCTGCTCGCCGAGGGCGACCTGCTCCGGCCGGTGCTCGGCGTCCTGGCCGCCGCGCTGCTGGCCGGCTGGGCGGCGCGGGACCTGATCGCGCCGGTACGGCTGGCGGTGGACGTCGACGGCATCACCGTGTCGACCGGTTGGCGGGGCCGCCGGCACCTGCCCTGGTCAGCGGTGAAAACCATCCGGGCGGACCGCCGGACCGGGCGCGGACTCACCGGACCGGCGCTGGAGATCGATGCCGGCGAGTCGCTGCACCTGTTCAGCCGGCTCGACCTCGGCGCCGATCCCGCCGAGGTCGCCGACGCGCTACTCACCGCCCGACCACCCCATGCCAGTCAGGATCGCTAGCGCAGCACGGCGGACCGGCCACCGGCTAGAGCAGCGCGGCGGTCCGGATTAGCGCCAGGCCGAGCAGCGCCACCAGGATGAGCCCGCCACCGACGGCCTGCACCAGGGTGCGACGCGAGCGGGGAGCGTAGGCCAGCACCAGGGCCATCAGCGCGCCGAACACCAGACCGCCCAGGTGCCCGGCGATCGAGATCTGCGGCACGGTGAACGTGAAGATCAAGTTGATCACCAGGATCGGCACGATGGCCGAGGTGTCCCGGCCCAGCCGTCGCATGATCACGAATATCGCCGCGAAGAGACCGAAGATCGCGGTGGAGGCACCGGCCGACATCTGGTTTGGCGCACTGAAGACGTACACCGCGACGTTGCCGCCGAAGCCGGCGATGAAGTAGAGCGCGGCAAAGCGCAGCGGGCCGAGCACCGCCTCCAGCGACCGCCCGAGCACCCAGAGCGCCCACATGTTGAGCAGCAGGTGCAGCACGCCGTAGTGCAGGAACATGGCGGTGACCAGTCGGTACCACTCGCCCTCGGCGACCCCGCCGATGTGGCCGTCCGGGAACATCGCCCGGCCGAGCACGGCACCCCACTCGGTGAGCGGGGTGCTGCCACCCATCAGGCCACCGAAGCCGGTGCCGCCGGCCGCCGCGTCGCCGCCCCGGTCGGAGGCGATGGAGACCAGCATCAGCAGGAGGTTCAGGCCGATCAGGACCTTTGTCACGTAGCCGTGCCGGCCGGCGGTACCGCCACCGAAGGCGGTACGCGCCGGCCGTACGCTGCGACGTCCCTCCGCCACGCATTCCGGGCACTGGAACCCGACCGACGCCTCA
This DNA window, taken from Micromonospora sp. FIMYZ51, encodes the following:
- a CDS encoding PH domain-containing protein — encoded protein: MPFETVPRQWRVPPALPAVKLVGAAGVLALGFLLAEGDLLRPVLGVLAAALLAGWAARDLIAPVRLAVDVDGITVSTGWRGRRHLPWSAVKTIRADRRTGRGLTGPALEIDAGESLHLFSRLDLGADPAEVADALLTARPPHASQDR
- a CDS encoding rhomboid family intramembrane serine protease; translated protein: MSESPATTPACYRHPGRETYVRCTRCERSICPDCMREASVGFQCPECVAEGRRSVRPARTAFGGGTAGRHGYVTKVLIGLNLLLMLVSIASDRGGDAAAGGTGFGGLMGGSTPLTEWGAVLGRAMFPDGHIGGVAEGEWYRLVTAMFLHYGVLHLLLNMWALWVLGRSLEAVLGPLRFAALYFIAGFGGNVAVYVFSAPNQMSAGASTAIFGLFAAIFVIMRRLGRDTSAIVPILVINLIFTFTVPQISIAGHLGGLVFGALMALVLAYAPRSRRTLVQAVGGGLILVALLGLALIRTAALL